ATATCTGATTTTAGCATTTCTGTGTGTTTTTCGCAAAATTCACCTAGGTTCACAGAGCCAATCTCTTCTTCCCCTTCAATCATAAATTTTACATTACACTCTAGTTGGTTTGTCTTAACGAGGTATTCAAATGCTTTGGCATGCATAAATGCTTGTCCTTTATCATCATCTGCACCTCTTGCCCAAATTTTACCATCTCGGATTTCGGGCTCAAATGGAGGAGATTTCCATAGCTCTATTGGATCCACAGGCATCACATCCATGTGTCCATATACTAGTACTGTAGGAAGGGATGGATCAATAATCTTTTCACCATATGTTACTGGATTACCAGGTGTGTCAAATATCTCTGCCTTGTCTGCTCCTGCATCTAGAAGAAGTTGTTTCCAATATTCTGCACAGCGATACATATCCGGTTTATGTTCTTTAATTGAACTGATTGATGGTATGCGGATTAATCCAAAAAGCTCTTCAAGAAAGCGTTCTTTGTTACTTTCTATATACTTATTTATTTGCTCCATAGTATATCTTTTTTTGCAATACGTATTTCAACTCCTTAAAGGTATTATTTTTTAATAAAACACGACATAAGATTCATCACGATAACTATTTTGTGTGTATTGTCTTATAAACTGTTCTTATTATTTGTATTGTGCTTTCATTTTGTTTTTTATTATTCTTATATGTTACATATAGGTTAAATAGAGGTTATTTTGATGTTAGAATGTAAATATATTCTGTTTTTTCCTTGTTTGTTTTAGATTATATGTGTTATATTTGCGTGAGCCTATTGAAAAAGGGGGTCTAACTTTGTAAAAAGTGTTTTTTTTGACTTTCTATGGTTTTATTTAATGGGTGTATGTTTTTTGTATTGTTCTTTGGGTGTAAAATAAGAAATTATATATATATTATGGCTACTGTTAGATTTAATGCGCTGAATACCCTAATAAATAGGGAAGCGAAACAGGTGAAAAGAGAAGCGAACTTGACTTCTGATTATTATGGCAAGTTGGTTTTTAATCGTCCAAAGATGAAGAAATATTTGTCTGTTGATGCCTTTAAGGCAGTGATAGATGCTATTGACAATGGGGTGACTATTGATCGTAAGATTGCAGATCAAGTTGCTATTGGAATGAAGGCTTGGGCGATGGAGAATGGTGTAACTCACTATACTCACTGGTTTCACCCATTAACAGACGGTACCGCAGAAAAACACGATGCATTTATTGAGCATAGTGATAATGGAGGTGTTGTTGAGAATTTTGCTGGTTCTCTTCTTGCACAACAAGAGCCAGATGCTTCTTCTTTCCCTAATGGTGGTATTAGAGATACTTTTGAAGCAAGAGGATATACTGCATGGGATGTTTCGTCTCCTGCATTTATTGTTGGTACGACACTTTGTATTCCAACAATCTTTATCTCTTATACAGGTGAAGCTCTAGATTATAAAGCACCTTTGTTGAAAGTGACTAATCTTATCGATAAGGCTGCAGTGGATGTTTGTCAATATTTTGATAAAAATGTATCAAAAGTGACTGCAAACCTTGGTTGGGAGCAAGAGTATTTCCTAATTGATGAAGCACTTTATCAAGCACGCCCTGATTTGTCCCTTACAGGAAGAACATTAATGGGGCATGCATCTGCTAAGGATCAACAACTAGACGATCACTATTTTGGGTCTATTCCTGAACGTGTAGGCGCATTTATGGTGGATCTTGAAAATGAAGCCTATAAATTGGGTATTCCTTGTAAGACTCGTCATAATGAGGTAGCTCCTAATCAATTTGAATTGGCTCCTATCTATGAAGAGGTTAACCTTGCAAATGATCACAATCAATTGATTATGGATGTGATGAAGAAGGTGGCTCGTCATCATGGTTTTAGAGTCCTTCTGCATGAAAAACCATTTAAAGGTATTAATGGTTCTGGAAAACACAATAATTGGTCTCTTTCAACTGATACTGGTGTTGTCCTTTATAAACCAGGTAAGAATCCTAAGAGTAATCTTCAATTCCTTACTTTTGTGGTGAATACATTGAAAGCTGTATTCGATCATCAAGATCTACTAAGATCTACTATCGTTTCAGCTAGTAATGCTCATCGATTAGGTGCAAATGAAGCACCTCCTGCTATCATCTCTGTTTTTCTTGGGACTGAAGTTTCAGCAATGTTAGATCATTTAGAGACTGCTGTTGTTGATCGTAAGATGACTCCTGATGAAAAGACTGCCTTGAAATTTGATATAGGTCGTATACCCGAAATTATTCTTGATAATACCGATAGAAATCGTACTTCTCCTTTTGCTTTTACTGGTAATCGTTTTGAGTTTAGAGCAGTGGGCTCTATGGCTAACTGTGCTGCACCAATGATTGCACTAAACACAGCAGTTGCAAATCAGTTGATTGAATTTAAGAAAGAGGTGGATGCCTTGATTGAGACAGGTATCAAAAAGGATGAGGCAATATTCCAAATCTTAAAGAAACTTATTGTTGAGTGTAAAAATATTCGTTTTGATGGGAATGGATATAGTGAGGAGTGGGTTGAAGAGGCATTGAGTCGTGGATTGACCAATGTAACGAACGTCCCTGATGCTTTGGATGCTTATTTGTCTGAAAAGTCTAAAGATCTTTTTGTGAGAAATGGTATTTTCTCAGAAAGAGAGTTGGAAGGTAGGACCGAAGTAGAGCATGAAAAGTTTACTAAGAAGATTCAAATTGAAGCTCGTGTTTTGGGAGATTTAGCAATTAACCATATCGTTCCAACAGCAATTCAATATCAAACAACTTTGATTGAGAATGTAAAAGGTCTTAGAGATATATTCTCTCCTGAAGAGTTTGAGGAGATGTCTGCAGCTCGTAAGGATCTGATTAAAGAGATCTCATGTCATATCTCTTCTATTAAACTTAAGGTGAAAGAGATGGTCGATGCTCGTAAAGAAGCTAATAAGATTAACAACGAAAGAGAAAAAGCTACTGCTTATGATGAGACTGTTCGCCCATTCTTAGATGAAATTCGTTATCATATTGACAAATTGGAACTTGTTGTGGATAATGAATTATGGCCTTTACCTAAATATAGAGAGTTGCTTTTTGCAAGATAAAAAGACAAACTTATTCACAATAGATACTATTCAAAGGAGCCCAAGAGATTGTGGCTCCTTTTTTTAATATGTCGGGCATGGTATTAAACTCGCAGAAAACAAGTCTCTGTATGTACCGATTTAATAAGAAGCATTCGCGATTGGCAAGGGGTTTAGTGGTGACTCCAAATCTGAAGCAAGCCATTAGCAAACTTGACATATTGACGTAAAGAAATCTGACTTGAAGAGGGGTGCCGAGCTATGGATTGGGAACGCCCAAATTTCAACCGTAACTCTATACAGTATGTCAGACGATACGCAAGGAAAGTCTATTATCTTATCCCGAGAGATCTTACCACCTGTTGAAACCATGACAAACCGAGCGAAGACAATCGACCGTAGGTATTTAAATAAGAGTGTGAAGTCAGTAGAGGATATCGTAGTTTCCCTTTTTTTAGGACGATGAAGTTCTGAGTCAATGAACGTAAGGAGCAGTTAGTCGAACGTTTATTTTATGTAGCATCAGCAAGAGCATAGCGTATCAATTAGACTTGTTCATGGAACATCTGTTACATTCTATGCACTAATGTGGAAGTCGTGAACACTTAGAGGGAGCGAATCCATCATTGAGAATTAAGCAAAAGGTGTTAACGAAACAACGACGAGCCTTCGTTGTCAAAAAGCTTAGAGTTAATTGAAACCGCCGTATACGTGAGTTACGTATGATGTGAGAAGTAGGGTGAGTAATCCCCCTACCTACTCGGTTGAAGATGTGTTTT
The Prolixibacteraceae bacterium DNA segment above includes these coding regions:
- a CDS encoding glutamine synthetase III — protein: MATVRFNALNTLINREAKQVKREANLTSDYYGKLVFNRPKMKKYLSVDAFKAVIDAIDNGVTIDRKIADQVAIGMKAWAMENGVTHYTHWFHPLTDGTAEKHDAFIEHSDNGGVVENFAGSLLAQQEPDASSFPNGGIRDTFEARGYTAWDVSSPAFIVGTTLCIPTIFISYTGEALDYKAPLLKVTNLIDKAAVDVCQYFDKNVSKVTANLGWEQEYFLIDEALYQARPDLSLTGRTLMGHASAKDQQLDDHYFGSIPERVGAFMVDLENEAYKLGIPCKTRHNEVAPNQFELAPIYEEVNLANDHNQLIMDVMKKVARHHGFRVLLHEKPFKGINGSGKHNNWSLSTDTGVVLYKPGKNPKSNLQFLTFVVNTLKAVFDHQDLLRSTIVSASNAHRLGANEAPPAIISVFLGTEVSAMLDHLETAVVDRKMTPDEKTALKFDIGRIPEIILDNTDRNRTSPFAFTGNRFEFRAVGSMANCAAPMIALNTAVANQLIEFKKEVDALIETGIKKDEAIFQILKKLIVECKNIRFDGNGYSEEWVEEALSRGLTNVTNVPDALDAYLSEKSKDLFVRNGIFSERELEGRTEVEHEKFTKKIQIEARVLGDLAINHIVPTAIQYQTTLIENVKGLRDIFSPEEFEEMSAARKDLIKEISCHISSIKLKVKEMVDARKEANKINNEREKATAYDETVRPFLDEIRYHIDKLELVVDNELWPLPKYRELLFAR